A window of Zingiber officinale cultivar Zhangliang chromosome 5A, Zo_v1.1, whole genome shotgun sequence contains these coding sequences:
- the LOC121982915 gene encoding mediator of RNA polymerase II transcription subunit 32-like, giving the protein MDSAIEVMSREYEELVAAAVEVVEKSGGQPGRALEELKQRWQLFMAACDEAEEVVELARRRITAEHVMDVASGMAPEGSAMPPLPPISS; this is encoded by the coding sequence ATGGACAGCGCCATCGAAGTAATGAGCAGGGAGTACGAGGAGCTTGTGGCGGCGGCTGTGGAGGTGGTTGAGAAGTCCGGTGGTCAGCCTGGTAGAGCACTTGAGGAATTGAAGCAGAGATGGCAGCTGTTCATGGCCGCATGCGACGAAGCAGAGGAAGTGGTGGAGTTGGCAAGGAGGAGGATCACGGCCGAGCATGTGATGGATGTGGCCTCTGGGATGGCACCGGAAGGATCAGCAATGCCACCATTGCCGCCCATCAGCAGTTAA